One Bacillus amyloliquefaciens DSM 7 = ATCC 23350 DNA window includes the following coding sequences:
- the oppC gene encoding oligopeptide ABC transporter permease OppC, whose translation MQNIPKNMFEPASANAGDAEKISKKSLSLWKDAMLRFRSNKLAMVGFILIVLIILMAIFAPVFSRYDYATTNLLNADKAPSKDHWFGTDDLGRDIFVRTWVGARISIFIGVAAAVLDLLIGVIWGSISGFRGGRTDEVMMRIADILWAVPSLLMVILLMVVLPKGLLTIIVAMTITGWINMARIVRGQVLQLKNQEYVLASQTLGAKTGRLLFKHIVPNAMGSILVTMTLTVPTAIFTEAFLSYLGLGVPAPLASWGTMASDGLPALTYYPWRLFFPAGFICLAMFGFNVVGDGLRDALDPKLRK comes from the coding sequence ATGCAGAACATTCCTAAAAATATGTTTGAACCAGCTTCAGCTAATGCCGGCGATGCCGAAAAAATAAGTAAAAAAAGCCTTTCCCTCTGGAAAGACGCCATGCTCCGCTTCCGCAGCAATAAGCTTGCGATGGTCGGGTTTATACTGATCGTTCTTATTATTCTTATGGCGATTTTTGCACCTGTCTTTTCAAGATATGATTATGCGACTACCAATCTATTAAATGCCGATAAAGCACCGTCGAAAGATCATTGGTTCGGCACAGATGACCTTGGAAGGGACATATTCGTCCGGACATGGGTAGGCGCGCGGATTTCCATCTTTATCGGTGTAGCCGCTGCCGTGCTTGATTTATTAATCGGCGTAATCTGGGGCAGCATTTCCGGATTCCGCGGCGGACGCACAGATGAAGTGATGATGCGCATCGCTGACATTCTGTGGGCTGTTCCTTCATTATTAATGGTTATTTTGCTTATGGTCGTCCTGCCGAAAGGATTGCTGACCATTATCGTCGCGATGACGATCACGGGCTGGATCAACATGGCGAGAATCGTCCGCGGACAGGTGCTGCAATTAAAGAATCAGGAGTATGTGCTTGCTTCACAGACACTCGGCGCTAAAACCGGCCGGCTTTTGTTTAAGCATATCGTCCCGAACGCGATGGGATCTATCCTCGTAACGATGACACTGACGGTTCCGACGGCGATTTTTACAGAAGCGTTTTTAAGTTATTTGGGGCTCGGCGTACCTGCGCCGCTTGCGAGCTGGGGAACGATGGCCTCAGACGGATTGCCTGCATTAACCTATTACCCTTGGCGTCTGTTCTTCCCTGCCGGTTTTATCTGCCTGGCGATGTTCGGCTTTAACGTTGTCGGCGACGGGTTAAGAGACGCGCTGGATCCTAAGTTACGCAAATAA
- a CDS encoding ABC transporter ATP-binding protein, whose amino-acid sequence MTRLLEVKDLAISFKTYGGEVQAIRGVNFHLNKGETLAIVGESGSGKSVTSQAIMKLIPMPPGYFKRGQILFDGRDIVPMSEKEMQAIRGKEIGMIFQDPMTSLNPTMKVGKQITEVLFKHEKISKEAAKKRAVELLDLVGIPMPEKRIGQFPHEFSGGMRQRVVIAMALAANPKLLIADEPTTALDVTIQAQILELMKDLQKKIDTSIIFITHDLGVVANVADRVAVMYAGQVVESGTVDEIFYDPRHPYTWGLLASMPSLDSTDQEKLTAIPGTPPDLTNPPKGDAFALRSSYAMKIDFEQEPPMYKVSDTHFVKSWLLHPDAPKVEPPEAVKAKIRQLPNTYQQPVLMKEGEKND is encoded by the coding sequence GTGACACGCTTGCTAGAAGTAAAAGACTTAGCCATTTCATTTAAAACATACGGCGGAGAGGTACAGGCAATCCGCGGCGTGAATTTCCATTTGAATAAAGGAGAGACGCTGGCGATCGTAGGAGAGTCAGGTTCCGGAAAAAGTGTGACCTCCCAAGCAATTATGAAGCTGATCCCGATGCCGCCGGGCTATTTTAAAAGAGGACAGATTCTTTTTGACGGGCGCGATATCGTACCGATGTCCGAAAAAGAAATGCAGGCCATCAGAGGAAAGGAAATCGGAATGATTTTCCAAGACCCGATGACCTCTCTGAACCCGACAATGAAAGTCGGCAAACAAATTACGGAAGTGCTTTTCAAACATGAAAAAATCTCAAAAGAAGCGGCTAAAAAACGCGCCGTAGAACTGCTTGATCTCGTCGGAATTCCGATGCCTGAAAAACGGATCGGCCAATTCCCGCACGAATTTTCAGGCGGTATGAGACAGCGTGTCGTCATCGCGATGGCGCTCGCGGCAAATCCGAAACTGTTAATTGCCGATGAACCGACAACAGCTCTTGATGTGACGATTCAGGCTCAGATCCTTGAGCTGATGAAAGATCTCCAAAAGAAAATTGATACATCCATCATTTTTATTACGCACGATCTCGGCGTTGTCGCCAATGTCGCTGACCGGGTCGCCGTCATGTATGCGGGTCAGGTGGTCGAATCGGGCACGGTGGATGAAATCTTTTATGATCCGCGCCATCCGTATACATGGGGGCTGCTCGCCTCAATGCCGAGCCTGGACAGCACCGACCAGGAAAAACTGACGGCCATTCCAGGTACGCCGCCTGATCTGACGAATCCTCCGAAAGGGGACGCATTTGCGCTTCGCAGTTCATATGCGATGAAGATTGATTTTGAACAGGAACCGCCGATGTATAAAGTGTCTGATACGCATTTTGTGAAATCATGGCTTCTGCATCCTGATGCGCCTAAGGTCGAGCCGCCTGAAGCGGTGAAGGCTAAAATCCGTCAGCTGCCGAATACGTATCAGCAGCCTGTTTTAATGAAGGAAGGTGAAAAAAATGACTGA
- the oppF gene encoding oligopeptide ABC transporter ATP-binding protein OppF, giving the protein MTEKLLEIKHLKQHFFTPKGTVKAVDDLSFDIYKGETLGLVGESDCGKSTTGRSIIRLYEATGGEVLFNGENVHGKKSRKKLLEFNRKMQMIFQDPYASLNPRMTVADIIAEGIDIHRLAKTKKERMQRVHELLETVGLNKEHANRYPHEFSGGQRQRIGIARALAVDPEFIIADEPISALDVSIQAQVVNLMKELQKEKGLTYLFIAHDLSMVKYISDRIGVMYFGKLVELAPADELYENPLHPYTKSLLSAIPLPDPDYERNRTRKKYDPSIHQLQNGEKMEFREVKPGHFVMCTEAEFKTYQ; this is encoded by the coding sequence ATGACTGAGAAACTGCTCGAAATCAAACATTTAAAACAGCATTTTTTTACGCCGAAAGGAACAGTAAAAGCCGTAGATGATTTGTCATTTGATATTTATAAAGGTGAAACGCTCGGCCTTGTCGGGGAATCTGACTGCGGTAAATCAACGACGGGCCGCAGTATTATCCGGCTGTATGAGGCAACCGGCGGTGAAGTTCTCTTTAACGGAGAAAATGTCCACGGAAAAAAATCCCGCAAGAAACTGCTGGAGTTTAACCGGAAAATGCAGATGATTTTCCAGGACCCGTACGCTTCTTTAAATCCGAGAATGACAGTCGCCGACATTATTGCCGAGGGGATAGATATTCACCGTCTGGCAAAAACGAAAAAAGAGCGGATGCAGCGGGTTCACGAACTGCTGGAAACGGTCGGTTTAAATAAAGAACACGCCAACCGCTATCCGCATGAATTTTCGGGCGGACAGCGCCAGCGTATCGGAATCGCCAGAGCTTTGGCGGTTGATCCGGAGTTTATCATTGCGGACGAACCGATTTCGGCGCTTGACGTTTCCATTCAGGCACAGGTCGTCAATTTAATGAAAGAATTGCAGAAAGAAAAAGGACTCACTTACCTGTTTATCGCCCATGATCTATCAATGGTCAAATACATCAGCGACCGCATCGGCGTTATGTATTTCGGGAAACTGGTGGAGCTTGCGCCGGCGGATGAGCTTTACGAAAACCCGCTTCACCCTTACACGAAATCATTGCTGTCCGCCATCCCGCTCCCTGATCCGGACTATGAAAGAAATCGCACGCGAAAGAAGTACGACCCGTCAATCCATCAGCTCCAAAACGGAGAAAAGATGGAATTTCGTGAAGTCAAACCGGGACACTTTGTCATGTGCACTGAAGCTGAATTTAAAACCTATCAATAA
- a CDS encoding putative glycoside hydrolase → MRTILCAIAAGLFFSAGAYPAQAAVKEEQPLVKVALTEKELPKANDRFAYPSGLHFTHPDKVRGIYVTGHSAGGSKFQELTDFVDKTELNSMVIDVKDDHGNLTFKPDGHSEYAKIAKPYIKDPKKMMKKLEEKKIYPIARIVVFKDSELANEKPEWSFKEKNGSVWKNGRGESFVNPFMKEVWDYNVKIAKQAAKMGFQEIQFDYVRFPEGFEKRDDELTYGHGDYGKTADSNVQKRVHAVTDFVGYAKRKLKPYGADVSADIFGYSATLPEAPGIGQNFSKISVRVDVISSMIYPSHWTSYFGIDKPDLEPYKVVKEYAKVENKKLSKLKHPPVSRPWLQDFTASYLGSGNYQEYGKSQVEDQIKALHDEGIDEFLLWDAANRYTKNVDYTPF, encoded by the coding sequence ATGAGAACTATTTTATGCGCCATTGCGGCGGGACTGTTTTTCAGTGCAGGCGCTTATCCTGCACAAGCCGCTGTGAAAGAGGAACAGCCGCTTGTGAAAGTGGCGCTGACTGAAAAAGAACTGCCAAAAGCAAATGACAGGTTCGCTTATCCGTCAGGTCTGCATTTTACACATCCTGATAAGGTTCGGGGCATTTACGTTACAGGGCATTCAGCGGGAGGCAGCAAATTTCAGGAGCTGACAGACTTTGTGGACAAAACGGAGCTCAATTCAATGGTGATCGATGTGAAGGATGACCACGGAAATCTTACCTTTAAGCCGGACGGTCATTCTGAGTATGCCAAAATCGCCAAGCCGTACATCAAAGACCCAAAAAAGATGATGAAAAAACTGGAGGAAAAAAAGATCTACCCGATTGCGCGTATTGTCGTATTTAAAGACAGCGAACTCGCGAACGAAAAGCCGGAATGGTCCTTTAAAGAAAAAAACGGAAGTGTCTGGAAAAACGGCCGCGGAGAATCGTTCGTCAATCCGTTTATGAAAGAAGTATGGGATTACAATGTAAAGATTGCAAAACAAGCCGCGAAGATGGGGTTTCAAGAAATTCAGTTTGACTATGTCCGTTTTCCTGAAGGCTTTGAAAAACGTGATGACGAACTGACATACGGACACGGCGATTACGGAAAAACAGCGGACAGCAATGTGCAGAAACGCGTGCACGCCGTCACTGATTTTGTCGGTTATGCGAAAAGAAAACTCAAACCGTACGGTGCGGATGTGTCGGCTGATATTTTCGGTTATTCTGCGACGCTGCCGGAAGCACCGGGGATCGGCCAGAATTTCAGCAAGATTTCAGTACGGGTCGATGTCATCTCATCCATGATTTACCCGAGCCATTGGACAAGCTATTTCGGAATTGATAAACCGGACCTTGAGCCTTACAAAGTCGTCAAAGAATACGCGAAGGTGGAAAATAAAAAACTGTCCAAACTGAAACATCCGCCGGTGTCACGTCCGTGGCTTCAGGACTTCACGGCTTCTTATCTCGGCAGCGGAAATTACCAAGAATACGGGAAAAGCCAGGTGGAAGACCAGATAAAAGCGCTGCATGATGAAGGGATTGACGAATTTTTATTGTGGGACGCGGCAAACCGTTATACAAAAAATGTGGATTACACACCATTTTAA
- a CDS encoding GNAT family N-acetyltransferase produces the protein MNWYEKLSEYFPIEEMKSKAHMEALLKEQSDVYHKEEGQYHVLMYAEFDSFIFIDYLFVSKKSRGQGLGSKLIGRLKKKNKPILLEVEPVDEDDTDTQKRLRFYQREHFKHAQSIGYRRRSLATNEVNKMEILYWSPKTESEEEMFEAMKQTYETIHTYKDEKWYGESYEKTDEVLKVIDENKRKNIFDQLS, from the coding sequence ATGAACTGGTACGAGAAGCTGAGTGAATATTTTCCGATTGAAGAAATGAAATCAAAAGCGCATATGGAAGCTCTGTTGAAGGAGCAAAGCGATGTTTATCATAAAGAAGAGGGCCAGTACCACGTGCTGATGTATGCGGAATTTGACTCTTTTATCTTTATTGATTACCTGTTTGTGTCAAAGAAATCCAGAGGTCAAGGTCTCGGAAGCAAGCTGATCGGCAGGCTGAAAAAGAAAAACAAGCCGATTCTTCTTGAGGTGGAGCCTGTTGACGAGGATGACACGGATACACAGAAGCGTTTGCGTTTTTATCAAAGAGAGCATTTCAAGCACGCGCAGTCAATCGGGTATCGGCGCCGGTCATTGGCTACGAATGAAGTGAACAAAATGGAGATTCTGTACTGGTCACCTAAGACAGAGTCAGAAGAAGAAATGTTTGAAGCGATGAAACAGACATATGAAACCATTCACACTTATAAAGATGAAAAATGGTACGGAGAATCATACGAAAAAACGGATGAAGTTCTCAAAGTCATTGATGAGAACAAACGAAAAAACATTTTCGATCAGCTGAGCTAA
- the spx gene encoding transcriptional regulator Spx, with the protein MVTLYTSPSCTSCRKARAWLEEHEIPFEERNIFSEPLSIDEIKQILRMTEDGTDEIISTRSKVFQKLNVNVESMPLQDLYTLINEHPGLLRRPIIIDEKRLQVGYNEDEIRRFLPRKVRSFQLREAQRLAN; encoded by the coding sequence ATGGTTACATTATACACATCACCTAGCTGTACGTCATGCAGAAAAGCAAGAGCTTGGCTTGAAGAGCACGAGATTCCGTTTGAAGAAAGAAACATCTTCTCCGAGCCGTTATCAATTGATGAGATCAAGCAGATTCTGCGTATGACTGAAGACGGTACGGATGAAATTATCTCTACCCGTTCTAAAGTATTCCAGAAACTAAACGTAAACGTTGAATCAATGCCTCTTCAAGACTTGTACACTTTGATCAATGAGCATCCGGGACTGCTCCGCCGTCCGATCATCATTGATGAAAAACGTCTGCAAGTCGGCTATAACGAAGACGAAATCAGACGATTCCTGCCAAGAAAAGTGCGTTCTTTCCAATTAAGAGAAGCACAGCGTCTTGCCAACTGA
- a CDS encoding TerC family protein, whose amino-acid sequence MPHDYLLSLLLIIGIDLILGGDNAVVIAMASRNLAHKQRQQAIIFGTFIAVVLRIVLTSAAVYLLNVPFLQCAGGVFLLYLGYQLLIEKKDAQHVKSSSSLWKAIRTIVLADIFMSLDNVIAVAGASHGELTLVVIGLFISVPIIIWGSKLVHAAMDKMPLLMYAGSGLLAFTGGEMIAGDSKLSFFMAEHSAIQMMLPILTVVFVILASMIYQQTEK is encoded by the coding sequence ATGCCGCACGATTACCTGCTGTCCCTTCTGCTCATTATCGGAATTGACCTCATTCTCGGCGGTGACAATGCCGTCGTCATCGCGATGGCCAGCCGGAATCTGGCGCATAAGCAAAGACAGCAAGCGATCATCTTCGGAACGTTTATCGCAGTCGTCTTAAGAATCGTTCTGACGAGCGCCGCGGTCTATTTATTGAATGTTCCTTTTTTACAATGCGCAGGCGGAGTGTTTTTATTGTATCTCGGCTATCAGCTTCTGATCGAGAAGAAAGATGCGCAGCATGTGAAAAGCAGTTCTTCCCTTTGGAAAGCCATCCGCACAATCGTTCTGGCTGATATCTTTATGTCGCTTGACAATGTCATTGCTGTAGCCGGCGCTTCTCACGGTGAGCTTACACTTGTTGTGATCGGGCTCTTCATCTCGGTGCCGATCATCATCTGGGGCAGCAAGCTCGTTCATGCCGCTATGGACAAAATGCCTTTATTGATGTATGCCGGGAGCGGCCTTCTCGCGTTTACCGGCGGTGAAATGATTGCCGGAGACAGCAAACTGTCATTTTTCATGGCAGAACACAGCGCAATACAGATGATGCTGCCGATTTTGACCGTCGTTTTTGTCATACTCGCCAGTATGATTTATCAACAGACTGAAAAATAA
- the mecA gene encoding adaptor protein MecA, with product MEIERINEHTVKFYMSYGDIEDRGFDREEIWYNRERSEELFWEVMDEVHDEEEFAVEGPLWIQVQALDKGLEIIVTKAQLSKDGQKLELPIPEDKKQEPADENLDALLDDFQKEEQAENREDKEQKLQFTLRFDDFEDLISLSKLNLNGIKTTLYSFEDRYYLYADFYEQTDEEVENQLSILLEYAQESSVSIHRLEEYGKLVIADHALYTIKKHFAS from the coding sequence ATGGAAATAGAAAGAATTAATGAGCATACAGTAAAATTTTATATGTCTTATGGTGATATTGAAGATCGCGGTTTTGACAGAGAAGAAATCTGGTACAATCGCGAGCGCAGTGAAGAACTGTTCTGGGAAGTCATGGATGAAGTGCATGATGAAGAGGAATTCGCTGTCGAGGGTCCTCTTTGGATTCAGGTTCAGGCATTGGACAAAGGACTGGAAATAATCGTAACAAAAGCCCAGCTTTCCAAGGACGGACAAAAACTCGAACTGCCGATCCCGGAAGATAAAAAACAAGAGCCGGCAGATGAAAATCTCGATGCTCTACTTGATGATTTCCAGAAAGAAGAGCAGGCCGAGAATCGGGAGGATAAGGAGCAAAAGCTTCAGTTCACTTTGCGGTTCGACGATTTTGAGGATCTCATCTCGCTATCAAAATTGAATCTTAACGGAATTAAAACGACCCTGTATTCGTTTGAAGACCGATATTATTTATATGCAGATTTTTATGAGCAAACTGATGAAGAGGTTGAAAATCAGCTAAGCATCCTGTTGGAGTACGCGCAAGAATCATCAGTCAGCATTCACCGTCTTGAAGAATACGGAAAATTGGTGATCGCTGATCATGCGTTATATACGATAAAAAAACACTTTGCATCATAA
- a CDS encoding competence protein CoiA family protein: MFSALTAEGQLIQLAGSYSKEKAAELRKKRWFCPVCESELDIKLGREKLPHFAHKKSRLCPGESEPESEYHLEGKRQLFLWLKTQGCAVSLEPYLPSARQRPDLTAESGTERLAFEFQCANLSADSLKSRTAGLKNAGYRPVWIIGAKRLKRLAAHFFRLSAYHWQLFEVNSFSSLMFYCPDVRSFYKLHSITPFYTGYSYAGLTMIPLHKANLKDISLPEGRHSVNLSSWGRAVAGFRKKSGRFLSEDAGLIRQLFYERHQIAFPFLPSEVFIPVSAGFVFASPVFVWQGHLYLRLAELCEKGAPIRLSGMVHYLRQKIRRQEIRMRYDSHEDLIRMAIKQYADFLCLQDFLRETENEVYMPSTQHKRPQTAEELHRRDLLFFRE; encoded by the coding sequence ATGTTCAGTGCTTTGACTGCCGAGGGACAGCTCATTCAGCTGGCCGGAAGCTATTCAAAAGAAAAAGCGGCGGAGCTGAGAAAGAAACGCTGGTTCTGCCCCGTTTGTGAAAGTGAGCTTGATATTAAATTGGGACGGGAAAAACTGCCGCACTTCGCTCATAAAAAAAGCAGGCTGTGCCCGGGAGAATCCGAACCCGAAAGCGAATATCATCTGGAAGGAAAAAGACAGCTTTTTCTCTGGCTTAAGACACAAGGTTGCGCCGTCAGCCTAGAGCCGTATCTGCCTTCCGCCCGACAGCGGCCTGATCTGACGGCGGAAAGCGGCACAGAGCGGCTGGCTTTTGAATTTCAATGTGCAAACCTTTCGGCAGATTCTTTAAAGAGCCGGACGGCCGGCTTGAAAAACGCCGGGTATCGGCCTGTCTGGATCATCGGAGCAAAACGCTTAAAACGGCTGGCTGCGCATTTTTTCCGGCTTTCTGCTTATCACTGGCAATTATTTGAAGTTAACTCATTTTCCTCCTTGATGTTTTACTGCCCCGATGTCCGCTCCTTTTATAAGCTTCATTCCATCACCCCGTTTTACACCGGCTATTCTTATGCCGGCTTAACCATGATCCCTCTTCATAAAGCAAACCTGAAAGACATTTCTCTCCCGGAGGGCCGGCACAGCGTCAACCTTTCCTCTTGGGGACGCGCCGTAGCAGGCTTCCGCAAAAAAAGCGGCCGGTTTTTATCTGAAGATGCAGGTCTTATCCGGCAACTTTTTTACGAACGGCATCAGATTGCCTTTCCTTTTCTGCCTTCTGAAGTGTTTATCCCCGTTTCAGCGGGCTTTGTGTTTGCAAGTCCCGTTTTTGTGTGGCAGGGCCATTTATACTTGCGGCTTGCGGAGCTTTGTGAAAAAGGCGCACCGATCCGGTTATCCGGCATGGTTCATTATTTGCGGCAAAAAATCCGGCGGCAGGAGATCAGGATGCGGTATGATTCACATGAAGATCTCATCAGAATGGCGATAAAACAATATGCTGATTTCTTATGTTTGCAGGATTTTTTAAGGGAAACTGAGAATGAAGTATATATGCCTTCAACCCAACACAAGCGCCCTCAAACGGCCGAAGAGCTGCACCGCCGGGACCTGCTCTTTTTTAGGGAATGA
- the pepF gene encoding oligoendopeptidase F, whose protein sequence is MTEENKAAQLPDRSEVKAEHTWRLEDIFPSDEAWNKEFQAVKELIPNLSSFKGTLAHSADNLYAALTAQDEVTSRLGKLYAYAHMRSDQDTGNSFYQGLNDKAASLYSQAASATAYIEPEILAIQEDKLHQFILEKEELKVYSHAIEEITKQRPHVLSEKEEALLAEASEALSSPSNTFSVLNNADITFPSIKDENGKETQITHGNFINFLESSDREVRKNAFKAVYKTYGQYKNTMATTLSGTVKKDNFYARVKKYKSAREAALSNNNIPEEVYDNLIKTINKHLPLLHRYIDLRKKVLGLDEVHNYDLYTPLVKDSGMKVTYEEAKDYMLKGLAPLGDEYASILKEGLENRWVDVYENKGKRSGAYSSGTYGTNPYILMNWHDTVNNLFTLVHEFGHSVHSYYTRKYQPYPYGNYSIFVAEVASTTNEALLGEYMLNSLKDEKQRLYLLNHMLEGFRGTVFRQTMFAEFEHLIHTKAQEGEPLTPELLNKLYYDLNKKYFGDNMVIDEEISLEWSRIPHFYYNYYVYQYATGYSAAQALSSQILKEGKPAVERYTNFLKAGSSEYPIDILKKAGVDMTSPEPIEAACKMFEEKLNEMEELLSKVNPS, encoded by the coding sequence ATGACTGAGGAAAATAAAGCAGCACAGCTGCCTGACAGAAGTGAAGTAAAGGCAGAGCATACATGGAGACTAGAGGATATTTTTCCTAGTGATGAGGCCTGGAATAAAGAATTTCAAGCAGTTAAAGAATTAATTCCGAATTTATCTTCCTTTAAAGGCACGCTTGCTCATTCAGCCGATAATTTATACGCGGCGCTTACCGCACAGGATGAAGTGACGAGCCGTCTGGGAAAACTTTATGCATACGCGCATATGCGCTCAGATCAGGATACGGGAAATTCTTTCTACCAAGGACTGAACGACAAAGCCGCAAGTCTGTATTCTCAGGCCGCCAGTGCGACTGCTTACATTGAACCGGAAATTCTGGCGATTCAGGAGGACAAGCTGCATCAGTTTATTCTGGAAAAAGAAGAGCTTAAGGTTTACTCCCATGCCATTGAAGAAATTACAAAACAGCGTCCGCACGTGCTGAGCGAAAAAGAAGAGGCCCTGCTTGCGGAAGCGTCAGAAGCGCTGTCTTCGCCTTCCAATACATTCAGTGTTTTAAACAACGCCGATATTACGTTTCCGTCGATAAAAGATGAAAACGGCAAGGAAACTCAAATCACACACGGCAACTTTATTAATTTTCTGGAAAGCAGCGATCGGGAAGTCCGTAAAAACGCCTTTAAAGCCGTATATAAAACATACGGACAGTATAAAAACACGATGGCGACTACACTCAGTGGCACTGTGAAAAAAGATAATTTCTACGCCCGGGTGAAAAAATACAAATCAGCACGGGAAGCGGCTTTATCCAATAACAACATCCCTGAAGAAGTTTATGATAACCTTATCAAAACGATCAATAAACATCTTCCGTTATTACACCGTTACATTGATCTGCGGAAAAAGGTGCTCGGCCTTGATGAAGTCCACAATTATGACCTGTACACACCGCTTGTAAAAGATTCGGGAATGAAGGTCACATATGAGGAAGCAAAAGATTATATGCTCAAAGGGCTTGCTCCGTTAGGCGATGAATACGCGTCTATTTTAAAAGAAGGACTTGAAAACCGCTGGGTCGATGTATACGAAAACAAAGGAAAACGCAGCGGTGCTTATTCGTCCGGTACATACGGCACGAATCCGTACATCTTAATGAACTGGCACGACACTGTCAATAATCTGTTTACGCTCGTTCACGAGTTCGGCCATTCCGTGCACAGCTACTATACGAGAAAATATCAGCCGTATCCGTACGGAAACTACAGCATTTTTGTCGCTGAAGTCGCTTCTACGACCAATGAAGCGCTGCTCGGTGAATATATGCTGAACAGCTTAAAAGATGAAAAACAGCGTCTGTATCTTCTCAACCACATGCTTGAAGGTTTCAGAGGCACAGTCTTCAGACAGACGATGTTCGCTGAATTTGAGCATCTGATTCATACGAAAGCGCAAGAAGGCGAGCCGTTAACGCCTGAACTGCTGAACAAGCTTTATTATGATCTGAATAAAAAGTATTTCGGAGACAACATGGTAATTGATGAAGAAATCAGCCTGGAATGGTCAAGAATTCCGCATTTCTATTACAATTATTATGTGTATCAATATGCGACAGGCTACAGTGCGGCTCAAGCGCTGAGCAGCCAGATCTTAAAAGAAGGCAAGCCTGCGGTTGAGCGTTATACCAACTTCTTAAAAGCCGGAAGCTCAGAATATCCGATCGACATCCTGAAAAAAGCGGGAGTCGATATGACTTCGCCTGAACCGATCGAAGCTGCCTGCAAAATGTTTGAAGAGAAACTGAATGAAATGGAAGAACTCCTTTCGAAAGTGAATCCTTCCTAA
- the spxH gene encoding protease adaptor protein SpxH gives MTNYQHEQYFAHCHGHPKKPLEIYMFVDPLCPECWSLEPAIKKLKIRYGRFFTLRIIVSASITSLNKQKRKKHLLAEAWEKISNRSGMPCDGSLWLEQEQPLSSPYLAALALKAAELQGRKAGIVFLRNMQESLFVSKQNITDEDVLLEIAKKTKLDVEEFKRDLHSQSAVKALQCDMKIAAEMDVTVNPTLTFFNSLHDDEGLKVPGNYSYDVYEEILFEMLGDEPKPSETPPLECFIEYFRFVASKEIALVYDLSLEEVEKEMKKLAFAKKVARVEAKHGLFWKSLAGTKEDVTCYDH, from the coding sequence TTGACGAATTATCAGCATGAGCAATACTTCGCCCATTGCCACGGACATCCAAAAAAACCGCTGGAAATTTACATGTTTGTTGACCCTTTATGTCCTGAATGCTGGTCGCTGGAACCCGCCATAAAAAAACTAAAAATCAGATACGGACGTTTTTTTACGCTGCGGATCATTGTCTCCGCGAGTATCACGTCGCTGAATAAGCAAAAACGGAAAAAACACCTTCTTGCCGAAGCTTGGGAAAAAATTTCGAACCGTTCCGGGATGCCTTGTGACGGAAGCCTTTGGCTTGAGCAGGAACAGCCTTTGTCATCGCCTTACCTTGCCGCACTCGCGTTAAAAGCGGCCGAACTGCAAGGAAGAAAGGCCGGCATCGTGTTTCTTCGCAACATGCAGGAAAGCCTGTTTGTCTCAAAGCAGAATATTACGGATGAAGACGTTCTTTTAGAGATTGCCAAAAAGACGAAATTGGATGTCGAAGAATTCAAACGCGACCTCCATTCACAAAGCGCAGTCAAAGCGCTTCAGTGCGATATGAAAATCGCGGCGGAAATGGACGTCACCGTCAATCCGACATTGACGTTCTTTAACAGCCTGCATGATGATGAAGGGCTGAAGGTGCCAGGCAACTATTCTTATGACGTATACGAAGAAATCTTATTCGAAATGCTCGGCGATGAACCGAAGCCTTCTGAAACGCCGCCTTTGGAATGTTTCATTGAATATTTCCGGTTTGTCGCATCGAAAGAAATTGCACTTGTTTATGATTTAAGTCTTGAAGAAGTTGAAAAAGAAATGAAAAAACTGGCATTCGCCAAAAAGGTCGCCAGAGTGGAAGCAAAGCACGGTCTGTTTTGGAAATCCCTGGCCGGCACCAAGGAAGATGTCACCTGCTATGATCATTAA